The following coding sequences lie in one Gadus morhua chromosome 20, gadMor3.0, whole genome shotgun sequence genomic window:
- the LOC115533075 gene encoding protein mono-ADP-ribosyltransferase PARP14 isoform X2, whose amino-acid sequence MAGKTLILEGLTADLDDQIKSKLSSYFQIKRRSGGGEISELYADPTDKRKVVLVYVNDKVRNEVLSRKTHQVDLKGSLGVVTLHVTLPEDVKSEPVLSSEADFVCYDEAKEDAALLRVTSERCRESLEMFFEQCIKDPILRKHGKNTWILQTSNKADMESVCASNLQQYGISVEVYKEKEEDGLVDRRRFVLSGLDDCCSSDTLSMYIHSCSQRAGHSWEAVGGDSIVVTFKEDIDGCQFMTKTFTKRFNNKKIEACRLELTKSVIVQGDMSQISEEFLTLYFSNKMRSGGDIIKSFVHVNQNKSIVITFEDWKVAQSVAERKHTLMKKELVAQLFYPDLQWVLTGQTHLQDNLSTDIAIPVTPDLLRFISCNEIFREELTSALQRVEAMVSFNFDSKHPQLELKMSMNKYSLGLLRHGSSWESNARREVQTHLEKYIVEHIPMKAEVWQAVKGSCPEVNVATALIAYKICSSELVVVGRWEEVETLVKEIKSKMEKARDQLKVVINTIEKEIQLDSKERLDLTLDLVRDELVNLDLSKNNENFTIHLKGLSEKVQTAETRIQEVQDTLTSKKLDSSHNLIPFLQSLDLTKFRNDHFSLDNIVAVVICGKESVSVLAKKGDIDRAENKLKEVIKQEALSISGEYNKETFGEQWKTFYAELKKELESTQNSQNVLIEYSGDKIELCGFRSVVDNVIVKVKGCLENKKVVTEDIPLKTLQEVEFVESFMNLPADPQLKALGVTILPCRSPQSPYLKVTATRDHIKEAIDVVNSHIRTITTTKYMYSKAGEAKILKNNNSLLKMQAKGLSCNLELSEQNITQRFSYDLKGGVTLALAQGNIAKQTSDILICPLVNMSYNNPVAQQFLENGGPEIKNAIDGFEKAKQSFLAGDVIMTNAGTLKSKKLIYAAIPVWGKSNSDLNSTYLVRAVLQSLVKGSNLHCGSLGMPALGCGTFGFPIKDSCEAIMKGINSFIGLGCGSMLTIHLTESDPKTVEGFKSALESLGYHPTDPTKTKIPLIPSSTGASHIVPLPSLQASNTIVIGRVSVILKKADITQENVDVIVNSSNQNLDLNTGVSGDILKAAGQSVVDECKKHGPQAVGNVALTGGGNLNCKHIAHIAGPAKTTASILQVLQLCESKQAATVSVPTIGTGKGGCLPEDSAKAILQGLRQHILCTPLSSLKTIFLVAFVDRTYEIIKKYFNKPRYSKTPRAGIQMMAVPVAPPLNQVKIKSALVELKQGNITAETVKAIVNSTNEDVNLKNGVSGAIFNAAGSAVEVECAKIRPLRSNDAGVTSGGSLQCDFIIHIVGPKSVEQAVERVKNVLKHCEDKNIPSVSFPAIGTGGGGMKFQDSVFALLSGIEAHFSKHKFSALKQIFLVVDQVKAMKECQQVLLSWTQVTQDMVDDDDSSNDSSGDEDNSGATTAEMLIRPVKVKLLCGDITKEKTDAIVSSTNTSLNLNSGVSGAILSAAGQTVVDECNNLGNQPGDGVVMTKPGNLAAKHIIHMVGQTKSKDIISSMLKVFKMCEDHKIQSVSFPALGTGVGKLCAVDVGNAMVTAVEEHIKMTKTTSLKDVHIVIFQTTMFQDFRKSLKKSKISASQGGSVAPTQQPSMCLAGACRDVSFPKVEVEVLGCCSSDLANVKKLVDDLVTKEWKLHQISSPYLALLLPSEKQAIVALSRSLQVCVSVSAPDKATVSGKEADVLTMVLQIEKDLQKAKERATRQEEEKRLWKTVRWEVCDREAWAELDPSVSIDLEHALHKKEQLISYTLQNQTYTVNLDKLERTDRNGTIARIKRTLKAGSEIAVIEPPPKWDRMDNKTLDIVDLSPTSEQYKKVQANFLQTSKDPTTATPATFTVVKIQRIQSKDQWQRYALQKQVLDEKYPHNKNEMDLYHGTTAEICRKVNSNGFNRSFCGRNATLYGNGTYFAKQSWYSCNDKYSNPDAQGLKYMYQARVLVGKPCLGTPGMVEPAPLDPNNPYSGLHDCAVNNVQNPFIYVVFSDAGAYPDYLISYKASL is encoded by the exons ATGGCAGGGAAAACTCTTATTCTGGAGGGTCTAACTGCCGACTTGGAcgatcaaatcaaatcaaagttATCATCGTACTTCCAAATCAAGAGGCGATCTGGAGGAGGCGAGATATCAGAACTCTACGCAGATCCAACCGATAAAAGAAAAGTTGTACTGGTCTATGTCAATGACAAAG TTCGAAACGAAGTTTTGTCGAGAAAGACTCATCAAGTTGATCTCAAAGGGTCACTGGGGGTAGTAACACTGCACGTTACACTGCCAGAGGATGTCAAGTCAGAG CCCGTGTTATCTTCTGAAGCAG ACTTCGTCTGCTATGACGAGGCAAAGGAAGACGCGGCACTACTGCGTGTCACCAGTGAGCGCTGCCGGGAGTCCCTCGAGATGTTCTTTGAACAGTGTATCAAAGATCCTATTCTTAGAAAACATGGGAAAAACACATGGATCCTACAAACGTCCAATAAAGCAG ATATGGAAAGTGTATGTGCCAGCAATCTGCAGCAGTATGGCATATCGGTGGAGGTGtacaaggagaaggaggaggatggctTGGTGGACAGACGGCGGTTTGTCCTCAGCGGCTTGGACGACTGCTGCTCCTCCGACACCCTCTCCATGTACATCCACAGCTGCAGCCAACGGGCGGGGCACAGCTGGGAGGCTGTGGGTGGAGACAGCATCGTGGTCACCTTCAAAGAGGACATAG atGGGTGCCAATTCATGACAAAAACTTTCACCAAGAGGTTTAACAACAAAAAGATTGAGGCCTGTCGTTTGGAACTGACCAAATCTGTTATTGTACAAGGAGACATGAGTCAAATTTCTGAAGAATTCCTTACACTGTATTTCTCCAACAAAATGAGGAGTGGAGGGGACATAATTAAGTCTTTTGTCCATgtcaaccaaaacaaaagcattGTAATTACCTTTGAAGACTGGAAGG TTGCTCAGAGTGTAGCtgaacgcaaacacactctGATGAAAAAGGAACTTGTGGCACAACTCTTCTACCCTGACCTCCAGTGGGTTTTGACAGGACAAACACACCTCCAGGACAATTTATCAACTGATATTGCCATCCCAGTCACACCTGACCTCCTGAGATTTATCAGTTGCAATGAGATCTTTCGAGAAGAGCTCACGTCTGCGCTTCAAAGGGTCGAGGCAATGGTTTCCTTCAACTTTGACTCCAAACACCCACAATTGGAGCTGAAGATGTCAATGAACAAGTATTCATTGGGTCTTCTCCGGCATGGCTCCTCCTGGGAGAGTAATGCTCGAAGAGAGGTTCAGACCCACTTGGAGAAGTACATTGTGGAGCACATCCCAATGAAGGCTGAGGTCTGGCAGGCAGTTAAGGGTAGTTGTCCCGAAGTCAATGTTGCTACCGCCCTCATCGCCTATAAAATCTGCTCCTCAGAGTTAGTGGTTGTCGGGAGATGGGAGGAAGTAGAGACACTTGTGAAGGAGATCAAGAGCAAGATGGAAAAGGCCAGAGATCAGCTCAAAGTAGTGATAAACACCATAGAGAAAGAGATCCAACTCGACTCCAAAGAAAGGTTAGATCTCACGTTAGATCTTGTTAGGGATGAATTGGTGAATTTGGACCTATCCAAAAATAATGAAAACTTTACCATACATCTTAAGGGGCTCAGTGAAAAGGTGCAAACGGCAGAAACCCGAATCCAAGAAGTCCAAGATACTTTGACTTCCAAAAAGCTTGATTCTTCCCATAACCTTATACCGTTTTTGCAGTCCCTTGACTTAACGAAGTTCCGAAATGATCACTTTTCTCTGGACAACATTGTCGCTGTTGTGATCTGTGGCAAGGAGTCTGTCTCAGTTCTCGCTAAGAAGGGCGACATTGACAGGGCCGAAAATAAACTCAAGGAGGTAATCAAGCAAGAAGCTCTTTCTATTTCCGGGGAGTACAACAAGGAAACCTTTGGTGAGCAATGGAAAACTTTTTACGCGGAACTCAAAAAGGAACTTGAATCTACTCAGAACTCGCAAAATGTTCTCATTGAATATTCAGGGGACAAAATTGAATTATGTGGATTCCGTTCTGTGGTCGACAATGTCATTGTCAAGGTTAAGGGATGTCTTGAGAACAAGAAAGTAGTGACAGAAGACATCCCTCTGAAAACGCTGCAGGAGGTTGAATTTGTTGAGTCTTTCATGAATCTCCCAGCGGATCCTCAGCTCAAAGCCTTGGGGGTCACCATTTTGCCCTGCCGATCTCCACAATCTCCATATCTCAAAGTCACAGCTACACGTGATCATATCAAAGAAGCCATAGATGTGGTGAATAGTCACATCAGAACAATAACAACCACAAAGTACATGTACTCAAAAGCTGGTGAGGCAAAGATCCTGAAAAATAACAACTCTTTACTCAAGATGCAGGCGAAAGGCTTGAGCTGTAACCTTGAACTATCAGAACAGAATATCACTCAGCGGTTCAGCTATGATCTCAAGGGTGGTGTGACATTGGCACTTGCTCAGGGTAATATTGCCAAACAGACCTCAGACATTTTGATTTGTCCACTGGTCAACATGTCCTATAACAATCCTGTTGCACAGCAATTCCTAGAAAACGGAGGACCCGAGATTAAAAATGCTATCGATGGATTTGAGAAGGCGAAGCAGAGTTTTTTGGCCGGAGATGTGATCATGACCAATGCGGGCACTCTAAAATCCAAAAAGCTCATATATGCAGCAATCCCAGTTTGGGGAAAAAGTAATTCAGATCTGAATTCTACGTACCTTGTGAGAGCAGTCTTACAAAGTCTTGTGAAGGGTTCCAACCTCCATTGTGGCTCATTGGGCATGCCAGCACTAGGATGTGGAACCTTTGGGTTTCCGATAAAAGACAGCTGTGAAGCAATAATGAAGGGGATAAATAGCTTCATTGGTTTGGGTTGTGGATCAATGCTGACCATTCATCTGACTGAGTCTGATCCCAAAACAGTTGAAGGATTTAAATCTGCCCTTGAAAGCTTG GGTTACCATCCAACAGATCCCACCAAAACCAAGATACCACTCATTCCTTCCTCAACAGGTGCCTCCCATATTGTACCCCTTCCATCTCTACAAGCGTCAAACACAATAG TGATTGGAAGAGTCTCTGTGATCTTGAAGAAGGCAGACATTACTCAGGAGAATGTAGATGTCATCGTGAATTCAAGCAACCAGAATCTAGATCTGAACACTG GTGTGTCTGGGGACATCCTTAAGGCAGCTGGACAATCTGTGGTGGATGAATGCAAAAAACATG GTCCCCAGGCTGTTGGCAATGTTGCGCTCACGGGTGGTGGAAACCTGAACTGTAAACATATCGCTCATATTGCCGGACCTGCAAAGACAACTGCATCTATACTCCAGGTTCTTCAGCTGTGTGAAAGCAAGCAAGCTGCCACTGTGTCTGTTCCTACCATTGGCACAG GAAAAGGTGGCTGTCTCCCTGAGGATTCTGCGAAGGCCATTCTACAGGGCTTGAGACAACATATATTATGCACTCCCTTATCAAGCCTTAAAACGATCTTTTTAGTGGCCTTTGTAGACCGGACTTATGAAATCATAAAGAAGTATTTCAATAAGCCGAGATATAGTAAAACCCCAAGGGCCGGCATACAA ATGATGGCTGTACCGGTTGCACCACCTCTGAATCAAG TTAAGATCAAGAGTGCCTTGGTTGAACTGAAGCAAGGAAACATAACTGCAGAAACTGTGAAAGCCATTGTCAACAGTACAAATGAGGATGTGAACTTAAAAAATG GTGTGTCTGGGGCCATTTTTAATGCTGCTGGATCTGCAGTTGAAGTTGAGTGCGCCAAAATTC GACCCCTGAGGAGCAACGATGCAGGAGTGACCAGCGGAGGAAGCCTTCAGTGTGACTTCATCATCCACATAGTAGGCCCGAAAAGTGTGGAGCAGGCTGTTGAGCGTGTGAAGAATGTGCTGAAGCACTGTGAGGATAAAAATATCCCCTCCGTGTCATTCCCTGCGATTGGAACTG GCGGGGGTGGAATGAAATTCCAAGATTCTGTTTTTGCTCTGCTGTCTGGCATTGAAGCCCATTTTTCAAAGCATAAATTCAGTGCTCTGAAGCAGATCTTCCTAGTGGTTGACCAGGTCAAGGCCATGAAAGAGTGTCAGCAGGTCCTCCTTTCCTGGACACAGGTGACACAA GATATGGTTGATGATGACGACAGCAGTAATGACTCTTCCGGTGACGAAGATAACTCAGGAG CTACCACTGCTGAAATGTTGATCAGGCCGGTGAAAGTGAAACTGCTTTGTGGTGACATAACAAAGGAAAAAACGGATGCTATCGTCAGTAGTACCAACACTAGCCTGAATCTCAATTCAG GTGTGTCAGGAGCTATTCTCAGTGCAGCTGGACAAACAGTGgttgatgaatgcaacaatttaG GTAATCAACCTGGTGATGGTGTGGTCATGACCAAACCTGGCAACCTTGCAGCAAAACACATCATTCACATGGTGGGCCAGACCAAGTCGAAAGACATTATCAGCTCCATGCTCAAGGTCTTCAAGATGTGCGAGGACCATAAAATCCAGTCGGTTTCCTTTCCAGCACTTGGCACAG GTGTTGGAAAACTGTGTGCTGTGGATGTTGGCAATGCAATGGTCACTGCAGTAGAAGAACACAtaaaaatgaccaaaacaaCGTCCCTTAAGGATGTTCATATAGTGATTTTCCAAACAACCATGTTCCAGGATTTTCGGAAGAGCTTGAAGAAAT CAAAAATAAGTGCCTCCCAGGGAGGATCTGTGGCCCCTACCCAGCAGCCTTCCATGTGTCTGGCAGGTGCCTGCAGGGATGTGTCCTTCCCCAAAGTGGAGGTTGAGGTTCTTGGCTGCTGTTCGAGTGACCTGGCAAACGTCAAAAAACTTGTGGATGACCTGGTGACGAAAGAGTGGAAGCTGCACCAGATCAGCTCCCCCTacctggccctcctcctcccctcagagAAACAGGCCATCGTGGCTCTCAGCCGGAGCCTCCaggtgtgcgtcagtgtgtcaGCCCCGGACAAGGCCACCGTGTCTGGGAAGGAGGCCGACGTCCTGACCATGGTTCTCCAGATCGAGAAGGATCTGCAAAAGGCCAAGGAGCGTGCGACCCGGcaggaagaagagaagaggcTGTGGAAGACGGTGCGCTGGGAGGTCTGCGACAGGGAGGCCTGGGCAGAACTGGACCCCTCTGTCAGTATAGATCTTGAGCACGCCCTGCATAAGAAAGAGCAGCTCATCAGCTACACCCTGCAGAACCAGACCTACACTGTGAACCTGGATAAACTGGAGCGGACCGACAGGAATGGAACCATCGCTAGAATAAAGAGGACCCTGAAGGCTGGTTCTGAAATAG CTGTCATAGAGCCACCACCAAAATGGGATAGGATGGATAACAAGACTCTGGACATAGTGGATCTGTCTCCAACCTCTGAACAGTACAAAAAGGTTCAGGCAAATTTCCTGCAAACATCCAAAGATCCCACTACGGCCACCCCTGCAACATTTACAGTGGTTAAG ATCCAGAGGATTCAGAGCAAAGACCAATGGCAGAGATACGCTTTGCAAAAACAGGTGCTTGATGAGAAATATCCCCATAACAAGAATGAGATGGACCTTTACCACGGCACTACAGCTGAGATCTGCCGAAAGGTCAACAGCAATGGCTTCAACAGAAGCTTCTGTGGAAGAAACG ccacTCTGTACGGCAACGGAACCTATTTTGCCAAGCAATCCTGGTACTCGTGCAACGACAAATACTCTAACCCGGACGCCCAGGGGCTGAAGTACATGTACCAGGCTCGGGTGCTGGTGGGGAAGCCCTGCCTGGGGACTCCTGGCATGGTGGAGCCGGCCCCCCTGGACCCCAATAACCCCTACTCCGGCCTCCACGACTGTGCAGTAAATAACGTCCAGAACCCCTTCATTTATGTGGTGTTCAGCGATGCAGGGGCATACCCCGATTACCTCATCAGCTACAAGGCTTCTttataa